The following proteins are co-located in the Bacillota bacterium genome:
- a CDS encoding ATP-binding protein: MFVGRKQELKKLNQMYESNKFELAVLYGRRRVGKTTLVNEFCKNKRAIYFVAVESTEKENLKNLSRAIFDITMPNVDMPVFDNFDKLFDYIYTVAKNERIILVIDEYPYLAQSSPAVSSILQSHIDRKLKDSKLFLILCGSSMSFMEYQVLGYKSPLYGRRTAQFKIRPFTYIESTEMLHGFSNEDKAILYGVTGGVPEYLSRINNNLSVKENIVELFLNSSGRLFEEPSNLLKQELRDPYTYNAIISAIAGGASRLNEIAVKVGIETSACSSYLTSLIALGLVKKEIPITEDLSRKTIYLLEDQMFRFWYSFVLPNMNSIVSGYGDKIYDIKIKPLISSYMGAVFEQICKEYLISQLGENSLPFFFTKIGRWWGNNKKLMREEEIDILAYDGDKALFGECKWVNALVDIDVLDDLIGQSKLFHFKSNYFYLFAKIGFTDRCIKTANENNNVRLITFDEMHK; encoded by the coding sequence ATGTTTGTTGGTAGAAAACAAGAGTTAAAGAAATTGAACCAAATGTATGAAAGTAATAAATTTGAATTAGCTGTGCTTTATGGAAGACGACGTGTTGGCAAAACTACCCTTGTTAATGAATTTTGTAAAAATAAAAGGGCTATTTATTTTGTGGCTGTTGAGTCCACTGAAAAAGAAAATCTTAAAAATTTGTCAAGGGCTATCTTTGATATAACTATGCCAAACGTAGATATGCCTGTTTTTGATAACTTTGATAAGCTATTTGATTATATTTATACCGTTGCAAAAAATGAAAGAATAATTCTGGTAATTGATGAGTACCCTTATTTGGCTCAGTCATCTCCTGCTGTTTCTTCAATTTTGCAGTCGCATATTGACAGAAAGTTGAAGGACAGCAAATTATTTTTAATTTTATGTGGTTCATCTATGAGCTTTATGGAATACCAGGTATTAGGTTATAAAAGTCCATTATACGGAAGGCGTACGGCACAATTTAAGATAAGACCGTTCACATATATTGAGTCTACCGAAATGCTGCATGGTTTTTCGAACGAAGACAAAGCGATTTTATACGGAGTTACAGGAGGTGTTCCTGAATATTTATCAAGAATTAATAATAATTTAAGTGTAAAAGAAAATATTGTAGAGCTATTTTTAAATTCGTCCGGCAGGCTCTTTGAAGAACCATCAAATCTTTTAAAGCAGGAGCTTAGAGACCCATATACTTATAACGCAATTATAAGTGCTATTGCCGGTGGTGCGAGCAGGCTCAATGAGATTGCGGTTAAGGTGGGGATTGAAACCAGTGCGTGCAGTAGTTACTTAACTTCATTAATTGCCTTAGGTTTAGTCAAAAAGGAAATACCAATTACTGAAGATTTAAGCAGGAAAACCATATATCTATTAGAAGACCAAATGTTTCGTTTTTGGTATAGTTTTGTATTGCCAAATATGAATAGTATTGTTTCCGGTTACGGTGACAAAATTTACGATATAAAAATTAAACCACTGATAAGTAGCTATATGGGTGCTGTTTTTGAACAAATTTGTAAAGAGTATTTAATATCCCAATTGGGAGAGAATAGTTTACCGTTTTTCTTTACTAAGATTGGCAGATGGTGGGGTAACAATAAAAAGCTAATGCGGGAGGAAGAAATTGATATACTTGCCTACGATGGCGATAAAGCATTATTTGGCGAATGCAAGTGGGTAAATGCTCTTGTTGATATTGATGTCTTGGATGACCTAATCGGTCAAAGCAAACTGTTTCACTTCAAAAGCAATTATTTTTACTTATTTGCTAAAATCGGGTTTACGGATAGGTGCATCAAAACAGCAAATGAAAATAACAATGTGAGGCTTATCACCTTTGATGAGATGCACAAATAA
- a CDS encoding polysaccharide biosynthesis C-terminal domain-containing protein, translated as MENSIKNSEVKSNMTKDTFLYLPAKAIEGIVGIITLSLYTNFFKPEEYGNYNLAVVTVNITALFLLGWLFQSAYRYINNFSGEKNIKAFYSTVFVAWAAISVSVVAVSLIILFFIKEYFYVGITYLILLSIFMFLTYSITQVLFAMLSAARVIRLNLMLSVLSAVFKLLVTTLFVKFFNIGIYSAVISIILVDSAVAVVIIFRLKIYQYINFSQFSRNIMKQFIKYGIPLVGVSLSLSLLNNADRYIIKLLSGSSDVGIYVANYSIASSVFSMLLLAIMRGVYPNILKTWKQNEKDRAEELLSCAVRFFLLITVPAVIGISVLSSIISRILDPLYVVGSSVIIWVSIGMFFLGLTEYNNKAWELTSSTGVIFRNSLLCCLFNIALNLLLIRPLGYKVAAVNTALAYFLYFLLSFFGGRKILKWHLSSGNYVRIFGSAALMGLVLYVITRVVPVSIPMLFILVPAGMAVYGASLYLTGEIKTEVKQMVAKIKSISYK; from the coding sequence ATGGAAAACAGTATAAAAAACAGCGAAGTTAAAAGCAATATGACAAAAGATACTTTTTTATACCTTCCTGCTAAAGCAATAGAAGGAATAGTAGGGATTATAACTCTTTCTCTCTACACAAACTTTTTTAAACCAGAAGAATATGGTAACTATAACCTGGCAGTTGTTACAGTAAATATAACGGCTTTATTCCTGTTAGGCTGGCTTTTTCAGTCTGCCTACAGATATATTAATAATTTTTCAGGAGAAAAGAATATTAAAGCATTTTACTCAACTGTATTTGTGGCCTGGGCAGCAATTTCTGTCTCTGTTGTTGCCGTAAGCCTTATTATATTGTTTTTTATAAAAGAATATTTTTATGTCGGTATTACATATCTTATATTGTTAAGCATATTTATGTTCCTTACATATAGTATTACTCAGGTCCTTTTTGCTATGTTAAGTGCGGCAAGAGTAATCAGGTTAAACCTGATGTTGTCGGTTTTGTCGGCAGTGTTTAAGCTATTAGTTACCACCCTGTTTGTCAAATTTTTTAATATTGGCATATATAGTGCCGTTATAAGTATTATTCTTGTAGACTCGGCAGTAGCTGTAGTAATCATTTTTCGGCTTAAGATATACCAATATATCAACTTCTCACAATTTTCTCGGAACATAATGAAACAGTTTATAAAATATGGTATCCCCCTTGTTGGTGTAAGTCTTTCTCTAAGCCTTCTAAACAACGCTGACAGGTATATAATAAAGTTACTTTCAGGATCATCTGATGTGGGTATTTATGTAGCCAATTATTCGATAGCTTCCTCTGTTTTCAGTATGCTGTTGCTGGCTATTATGAGGGGGGTTTATCCTAATATTTTAAAAACATGGAAACAGAATGAAAAAGACAGAGCCGAAGAACTTTTGTCATGTGCTGTGCGTTTTTTCCTTTTGATTACTGTCCCGGCCGTTATAGGTATTAGCGTTTTATCTTCAATAATCTCCAGGATACTGGATCCATTATATGTCGTTGGCAGCAGCGTTATAATCTGGGTATCTATTGGTATGTTTTTTCTGGGCCTTACAGAGTATAATAACAAGGCATGGGAACTTACATCCAGTACAGGAGTAATATTCAGGAATAGCTTGCTATGCTGCCTCTTTAATATAGCATTAAACCTTTTATTAATACGGCCATTGGGATACAAAGTAGCCGCAGTAAACACTGCACTGGCTTATTTTCTGTATTTTCTCCTATCCTTCTTTGGCGGCAGGAAGATTCTTAAGTGGCACTTGTCCTCCGGCAACTACGTAAGGATATTCGGCTCTGCAGCATTAATGGGCCTTGTTTTATATGTAATAACAAGAGTAGTACCTGTAAGTATTCCAATGTTATTTATCCTCGTGCCGGCAGGTATGGCAGTTTATGGAGCAAGCCTTTACCTTACCGGTGAGATTAAAACGGAAGTAAAACAAATGGTTGCAAAGATAAAAAGTATAAGTTATAAGTAA